From Zingiber officinale cultivar Zhangliang chromosome 5B, Zo_v1.1, whole genome shotgun sequence, the proteins below share one genomic window:
- the LOC121986759 gene encoding zinc transporter 8-like, whose amino-acid sequence MNRGSKPGELAKSYSGMGCDYGEEKRTDDSLSKTQLIRHRIIAQVLELGILVHSVIIGISLGVSNSPSTLKPLLVALIFHQFLEGMGLGGCISQARFKVRSMLTMGLFFSLTTSAGVVIGIGISSVYNENSPSSLITQGILDSVAAGILIYMALVDLLTADFMNPKVQSNVKLQVMINFALLLGAGLMSLLAKWA is encoded by the exons ATGAACCGGGGATCTAAGCCAGGGGAGCTTGCCAAATCATATTCTGGGATG GGATGCGACTACGGCGAAGAGAAGCGGACGGATGACTCATTATCAAAGACTCAACTAATTCGCCATCGAATTATCGC ACAGGTTCTGGAGTTGGGAATTCTAGTACATTCCGTGATCATAGGGATTTCATTGGGTGTATCTAACTCTCCATCAACCCTAAAACCTCTCTTGGTTGCCCTAATTTTTCACCAGTTCCTCGAGGGCATGGGACTCGGAGGATGCATTTCTCAG GCAAGGTTCAAGGTGAGATCAATGCTAACAATGGGACTCTTCTTTTCTCTCACGACGTCGGCCGGGGTCGTGATAGGCATTGGAATATCGTCCGTTTACAATGAGAATAGTCCCTCGTCCTTGATCACTCAAGGAATACTAGATTCTGTAGCTGCTGGAATTTTGATCTACATGGCGCTTGTCGATCTCCTTACTGCTGATTTTATGAACCCTAAAGTACAGAGTAATGTAAAACTTCAGGTCATGATCAATTTTGCCTTGCTACTGGGAGCAGGATTGATGTCACTTCTTGCCAAGTGGGCTTAG